One segment of Acidovorax sp. DW039 DNA contains the following:
- the trxA gene encoding thioredoxin gives MIDITVENFETEVVAASMTVPVLVDFWAPWCGPCKSLGPVLEKLEVAYAGRFKLAKIDSDQQQQLAAMFGIRSIPTCVLLKNGQPVDGFMGALPEGQVRAFLDKHVPSEGALEAEADVDEAHELLESGDTQAALQKMADALEADPTNDDARFDYVRLLIATAHFQEAEALLHEPLKRIPVPLRFDALWRWLDALQFVQRDERGEWPLEQFDALIAQNKRDFDTRFAKARALIAEGEWAACMDELLEIIMRDKTWGDEAPRKTYVAILELLTPPKPKADPAAAGKTAAGIELLGKATVEQDETTAMLNAYRRKLSMALN, from the coding sequence ATGATCGACATCACCGTAGAGAATTTTGAAACCGAGGTGGTTGCCGCCTCGATGACCGTGCCTGTACTGGTGGACTTCTGGGCCCCCTGGTGCGGCCCCTGCAAGTCGCTGGGCCCGGTGCTGGAAAAGCTGGAAGTGGCCTACGCAGGCCGTTTCAAGCTGGCCAAGATCGATTCCGACCAGCAACAGCAGCTGGCCGCCATGTTCGGTATCCGCAGCATTCCGACCTGCGTGCTGCTCAAGAACGGCCAGCCGGTGGATGGCTTCATGGGGGCTCTGCCCGAAGGCCAGGTGCGCGCCTTCCTCGACAAACACGTGCCCAGCGAGGGCGCGCTGGAGGCCGAGGCCGATGTGGATGAGGCCCATGAGCTGCTGGAATCCGGCGACACCCAGGCGGCCCTGCAGAAGATGGCCGACGCGCTGGAGGCCGACCCCACCAACGACGACGCCCGCTTTGACTACGTGCGCCTGTTGATTGCCACCGCCCACTTTCAGGAAGCAGAAGCCCTGCTGCACGAGCCACTCAAGCGCATTCCGGTGCCGCTGCGGTTTGACGCCCTGTGGCGCTGGCTGGATGCGCTGCAGTTTGTGCAGCGTGACGAGCGCGGCGAATGGCCGCTGGAGCAGTTTGACGCCCTGATCGCCCAGAACAAGCGCGACTTTGACACCCGCTTTGCCAAGGCCCGCGCGCTGATCGCCGAGGGCGAATGGGCGGCCTGCATGGACGAGCTGCTCGAAATCATCATGCGCGACAAGACCTGGGGCGACGAGGCCCCGCGCAAGACCTATGTCGCCATTCTGGAACTGCTGACCCCACCCAAGCCCAAGGCAGACCCCGCCGCGGCAGGCAAGACCGCCGCAGGCATCGAACTGCTGGGCAAGGCCACGGTGGAGCAGGACGAAACCACTGCCATGCTCAACGCGTATCGCCGCAAGCTGAGCATGGCGCTGAACTGA
- the purE gene encoding 5-(carboxyamino)imidazole ribonucleotide mutase translates to MKSIQIGVVMGSSSDWDTMQHAVQILEQFGIEHEARVVSAHRMPDDMFAYAESAAGRGLKAIIAGAGGAAHLPGMIAAKTTVPVLGVPVASRHLQGVDSLHSIVQMPKGIPVATFAIGTAGAANAALFAVALLANENPELRQRLETFRAEQTEVARNMTLPPAA, encoded by the coding sequence ATGAAATCCATCCAGATCGGCGTCGTCATGGGTTCCAGCAGCGACTGGGACACCATGCAGCATGCAGTGCAAATCCTTGAGCAGTTCGGCATTGAACACGAGGCCCGCGTGGTCTCGGCCCACCGCATGCCCGACGACATGTTTGCCTACGCCGAATCCGCCGCGGGCCGGGGCCTCAAAGCCATCATCGCGGGCGCTGGCGGTGCCGCCCACCTGCCCGGCATGATCGCCGCCAAGACCACCGTGCCCGTGCTGGGCGTGCCTGTGGCCAGCCGCCACCTGCAAGGGGTGGATTCGCTGCACAGCATCGTGCAGATGCCCAAGGGCATTCCGGTGGCGACATTTGCCATTGGCACCGCAGGCGCGGCCAACGCCGCCCTGTTTGCCGTAGCCCTGCTGGCCAATGAGAACCCCGAACTGCGCCAGCGCCTGGAAACCTTCCGCGCCGAGCAGACGGAAGTGGCCCGCAACATGACCTTGCCCCCTGCAGCATGA
- a CDS encoding 5-(carboxyamino)imidazole ribonucleotide synthase, whose protein sequence is MTASDLKPLLPGATLGVLGGGQLGRMFVHQAQAMGYFTAVLDADPDSPAGLVSHQHIRTGYEDPQGLAELARVADAVTTEFENVPAAALATLAAQRPVSPAASAVSVAQDRAREKAHFVACGVPCAPYAVIETPEQLAAVSADLLPGILKTARMGYDGKGQVRVKTPAELAAAWDSVGQVPCVLEKMLPLQLECSVLIARGHDGAMVHLPVQRNLHRDGILAVTEVYEGNLPPALAAQAVAAAKSVAEGLQYVGVLCVEFFVLQDGSLVVNEIAPRPHNSGHYSQNACDVSQFELQVRTMARLPLTQPRQHSAAVMLNLLGDLWFAHGDAAQTPPWAEVLALPGTHLHLYGKRDAKRARKMGHLNITAPAAEAARATALQAAAILGIAPF, encoded by the coding sequence ATGACTGCCAGCGACTTGAAACCCCTGCTGCCCGGAGCAACCCTGGGCGTGCTCGGCGGCGGCCAGCTGGGCCGCATGTTCGTGCACCAGGCCCAGGCCATGGGTTACTTCACGGCGGTGCTGGATGCCGACCCCGACAGCCCCGCCGGGCTGGTGAGCCACCAGCACATCCGCACCGGTTATGAAGACCCGCAGGGCCTGGCCGAGCTGGCCCGCGTGGCCGATGCGGTGACCACCGAATTTGAAAACGTGCCCGCCGCCGCGCTGGCCACCCTGGCCGCGCAGCGCCCCGTCTCGCCCGCTGCCAGCGCCGTCTCCGTGGCGCAAGACCGGGCGCGTGAGAAGGCGCACTTTGTGGCCTGCGGCGTGCCCTGCGCGCCCTATGCCGTCATCGAGACGCCCGAGCAACTGGCCGCTGTGTCTGCCGATTTGCTGCCTGGCATTTTGAAAACCGCCCGCATGGGCTACGACGGCAAGGGCCAGGTGCGCGTGAAGACGCCCGCCGAGCTGGCCGCCGCCTGGGATTCCGTCGGCCAAGTGCCCTGCGTGCTGGAGAAGATGCTGCCCCTGCAGCTCGAATGCTCCGTGCTGATCGCTCGCGGCCATGACGGCGCCATGGTGCACCTGCCCGTGCAGCGTAACCTGCACCGCGACGGCATTCTGGCCGTGACCGAGGTGTATGAAGGAAATCTGCCTCCAGCGCTTGCTGCACAAGCGGTGGCAGCTGCAAAATCTGTAGCAGAAGGCCTGCAGTACGTGGGCGTGCTGTGCGTGGAATTTTTTGTGCTGCAGGACGGCAGCCTCGTGGTCAACGAGATCGCCCCGCGCCCGCACAACAGCGGCCACTACAGCCAGAACGCCTGCGACGTGTCGCAGTTTGAGCTGCAGGTGCGCACCATGGCCCGCCTGCCGCTCACGCAACCCCGCCAGCACAGCGCTGCCGTCATGCTCAACCTGCTGGGCGATTTGTGGTTTGCCCATGGCGATGCCGCACAGACCCCGCCCTGGGCCGAGGTGCTGGCCCTGCCCGGCACCCACCTGCACCTGTATGGCAAGCGCGATGCCAAGCGCGCGCGCAAGATGGGGCACCTCAACATCACCGCCCCCGCTGCCGAAGCGGCCCGCGCCACGGCGCTGCAGGCCGCGGCCATTCTGGGCATTGCCCCCTTCTGA
- a CDS encoding L-threonylcarbamoyladenylate synthase: MILDGNDPSAIEAAARALRTGALIGLPTETVYGLAADAGNDAAVAQIFAAKGRPSDHPLIVHVADADGVRHFASEVPPFAQALIDAYWPGPLTLILPRLPGMATAATGGQNSVGVRCPSHPVAQALLRACARTDAALGGQPVWGVAAPSANRFGRVSPTTAQHVQDELGADLLVLDGGACGVGIESTIVDCTRGVPVLLRPGAVTREQIRAACGVAPLSKEDLPDHTPRASGTLEAHYAPAAKVRLMDAKALQTGLDVLGADAAHIAVYARAALRSQSSRLILRRMPDDAQATAQQLFATLRSFDDQGVKLIWIETPPATPEWEGVRDRLQRAAAAG; this comes from the coding sequence ATGATCCTCGACGGCAACGACCCTTCCGCCATTGAAGCCGCCGCGCGCGCCCTGCGCACCGGAGCGCTCATCGGCCTGCCAACCGAAACCGTGTACGGGCTGGCCGCCGATGCGGGCAACGATGCCGCTGTGGCACAGATCTTTGCCGCCAAAGGGCGCCCCAGCGATCACCCGCTCATCGTGCACGTGGCCGACGCCGATGGCGTGCGCCATTTCGCCAGCGAGGTGCCGCCCTTTGCCCAGGCCTTGATCGACGCCTACTGGCCCGGCCCGCTCACCCTGATCCTGCCGCGCCTGCCCGGCATGGCCACCGCTGCGACCGGGGGGCAGAACAGTGTGGGCGTGCGCTGCCCCTCGCACCCCGTCGCCCAGGCCCTGCTGCGCGCCTGCGCCCGCACCGACGCGGCGCTGGGCGGCCAGCCCGTGTGGGGCGTGGCAGCCCCCAGCGCCAACCGATTTGGCCGCGTGAGCCCCACCACCGCCCAGCATGTGCAGGACGAGCTGGGCGCCGACCTGCTGGTGCTGGACGGTGGCGCCTGCGGCGTGGGCATTGAGAGCACCATCGTGGATTGCACCCGCGGCGTGCCCGTGCTGCTGCGCCCTGGTGCCGTCACACGCGAGCAGATCCGCGCTGCCTGCGGCGTGGCTCCGCTGTCGAAGGAAGACCTGCCAGACCACACACCGCGCGCCTCCGGCACGCTGGAAGCACACTACGCACCCGCCGCCAAGGTGCGCCTGATGGACGCCAAGGCGCTGCAGACGGGGCTGGATGTGCTGGGGGCGGATGCCGCCCACATTGCGGTGTACGCGCGTGCAGCGCTGCGCAGTCAGTCGTCCCGCCTGATCCTGCGCCGCATGCCGGACGATGCCCAGGCCACGGCGCAACAGCTGTTTGCCACACTGCGCAGTTTTGACGATCAGGGCGTCAAGCTGATCTGGATTGAAACCCCTCCCGCCACCCCCGAGTGGGAGGGCGTGCGTGACCGCCTGCAGCGCGCCGCAGCGGCCGGCTGA
- a CDS encoding SGNH/GDSL hydrolase family protein — translation MAANWMRRTFMVAACASAALLAACGSSTIESSISPQRFVAFGDAMNDVGQKGSLYTVNDGSINNWTRQLASGYGKTVTTVAAGGKSYATGNARVVAKPDAAGNSTTLTVKEQIDSFLASNSFATTDLVMINGGISDVIANMASVQAGTMTNDQMVAASRQAGTDLATQVRRLVTAGAKYVMVTGTYDLSKSPWAKDINQATLLNSASSAFNEGLLVGIVDLGSNVLYVDLAYYVNLYTSSPSSYGFDNATTPVCTSVDSSNGIGLGTGKVNSSLCNTSTLLSGANQDKYAFADSVYLTPSAHRQFGTYAYDRLRARW, via the coding sequence ATGGCAGCAAATTGGATGCGCCGCACCTTCATGGTCGCCGCATGTGCGTCGGCCGCGTTGCTCGCGGCTTGCGGTTCCAGCACGATCGAATCGTCCATCTCCCCGCAACGCTTCGTGGCCTTTGGTGACGCCATGAACGATGTGGGCCAAAAGGGCTCGCTCTACACCGTCAACGATGGCTCCATCAACAACTGGACCCGTCAGCTCGCATCGGGCTACGGCAAGACGGTGACTACGGTTGCCGCAGGCGGCAAGAGCTACGCCACGGGCAATGCCCGCGTGGTGGCCAAGCCCGATGCCGCCGGCAACAGCACCACGCTGACGGTGAAGGAGCAGATCGACTCCTTCCTGGCCAGCAACAGCTTTGCTACGACAGATCTGGTGATGATCAACGGTGGCATCAGCGACGTGATCGCCAACATGGCTTCCGTGCAGGCAGGCACCATGACCAACGACCAGATGGTTGCAGCGTCGCGCCAAGCCGGTACCGACCTGGCCACCCAGGTGCGCCGCCTCGTGACTGCCGGGGCCAAGTATGTGATGGTGACGGGCACTTATGACCTGAGCAAATCGCCCTGGGCCAAGGACATCAACCAGGCCACGCTGCTGAACTCTGCCAGCAGCGCTTTCAACGAAGGCCTGCTCGTGGGCATCGTGGATCTGGGCTCCAACGTGCTCTACGTGGACCTGGCCTACTACGTGAACCTCTACACCAGCAGCCCATCCAGCTACGGTTTTGACAACGCCACCACGCCTGTGTGCACCTCGGTGGACAGCTCCAACGGTATCGGTCTCGGCACCGGCAAGGTCAACTCCTCGCTGTGCAACACCTCGACCCTGCTGTCTGGCGCCAATCAGGACAAGTATGCGTTTGCTGACTCGGTGTACCTCACACCTTCGGCACACCGCCAGTTCGGCACTTACGCCTACGACCGCCTGCGCGCACGCTGGTAA
- a CDS encoding OmpW family outer membrane protein, with protein MHHFSKIALGLAALCIGAGASAQVAGTFSVRAGVTHIAPQVTSGNLSTPSFPGTTVDVGSASALTGGLNYMLTDHWAVDLPVGLPFKHNFYGDGAIAGTGKLGETKVVPATLFAQYRFGEPQAAFRPYVGVGVTYSRFFKNRSTAALTAITGGNPARPTTAYIDNKWGITPQVGFVWNLNDRWFVDASYYKSFIKTTTHLSSGQSINIKLNPNVFAVGIGYRF; from the coding sequence ATGCACCATTTCTCCAAGATCGCTCTGGGCCTGGCGGCCCTGTGCATCGGCGCAGGCGCCAGCGCGCAGGTGGCGGGCACTTTCAGCGTGCGCGCAGGCGTCACGCACATTGCTCCGCAAGTGACCAGCGGCAACCTTTCCACGCCCAGCTTTCCGGGCACCACGGTGGACGTAGGGTCCGCCAGCGCGCTGACAGGCGGTCTCAACTACATGCTGACCGACCACTGGGCGGTAGACCTGCCCGTGGGCCTGCCCTTCAAGCACAACTTTTATGGCGATGGCGCCATTGCGGGCACCGGCAAGCTGGGCGAGACCAAGGTCGTGCCTGCCACCCTGTTTGCGCAATACCGCTTTGGCGAACCTCAGGCCGCCTTTCGCCCCTATGTGGGTGTGGGGGTGACCTACAGCCGCTTCTTCAAGAACCGCTCCACCGCGGCCCTGACAGCCATCACCGGTGGCAACCCCGCCCGGCCCACCACGGCCTACATCGACAACAAGTGGGGCATCACCCCGCAGGTGGGCTTTGTGTGGAATCTGAATGACCGCTGGTTTGTGGATGCCTCGTACTACAAGAGCTTCATCAAGACCACCACCCATCTGTCTTCAGGTCAGTCCATTAATATCAAGCTCAACCCCAACGTATTTGCGGTGGGTATTGGCTATCGCTTCTGA
- a CDS encoding SGNH/GDSL hydrolase family protein, whose amino-acid sequence MTFQRKALWASLAAAAVLTACGGSGADTTPLAPVQGIKVVGDSLADSGTFGYKFTVQGSAPTGTGSTPLWVDRVAASYSQTLCARYASANGTTFDVKAGCTNHAVGGGRINNVSAPTSPVSITQQIKDAGVAGYAASDLLLVDGGSNDAADLIGAYLRAGNDGAASYRALLGTVLDAATVNAALAAGAPGLAQAGGAYMQALATQFANTLKTHALSKGATRVAVLNVPDILQTPRFKLVISSVTAAQGAAAGAQASALFDSWIRAFNTQLSASFAGDSRVAIVDFHESSKDQAEHPAQYELTNITTPACPATGRGSDGLPTYSFPTCTSAALLATPPAGVAAGTEWWKSYAFSDSFHPSPYVHQLMGQLVSRSLSRAGWL is encoded by the coding sequence ATGACATTTCAGCGCAAGGCATTGTGGGCCTCCCTCGCGGCAGCGGCAGTCCTCACGGCGTGCGGAGGTAGCGGGGCGGACACGACGCCCCTGGCCCCCGTGCAGGGTATCAAGGTCGTGGGCGACAGCCTGGCCGACAGCGGCACCTTCGGCTACAAGTTCACGGTCCAGGGCTCAGCGCCCACGGGCACAGGCTCTACCCCCTTGTGGGTGGACCGCGTGGCGGCCAGCTACAGCCAGACGCTGTGCGCACGTTACGCCTCGGCCAACGGCACGACTTTTGACGTCAAGGCAGGTTGCACCAACCACGCGGTGGGTGGCGGTCGCATCAACAACGTGTCTGCACCCACATCGCCTGTGTCGATCACCCAGCAGATCAAGGATGCGGGCGTGGCCGGTTATGCGGCGTCCGACCTGCTTCTGGTCGATGGGGGCTCCAACGATGCTGCCGACCTGATCGGAGCCTACCTGCGGGCAGGCAATGACGGCGCCGCCAGCTACCGCGCTTTGCTCGGCACGGTGCTGGATGCCGCCACCGTCAATGCCGCTTTGGCTGCCGGAGCACCCGGCCTGGCGCAGGCGGGCGGTGCCTACATGCAGGCGCTTGCCACCCAGTTTGCCAACACCCTCAAGACCCATGCGCTGAGCAAGGGCGCCACCCGCGTGGCCGTGTTGAACGTGCCTGACATCCTGCAAACCCCACGCTTCAAGCTGGTGATCTCGTCTGTGACGGCCGCCCAGGGTGCAGCTGCGGGCGCGCAGGCTTCTGCGTTGTTCGACAGCTGGATCCGTGCCTTCAACACCCAGCTCAGCGCCAGCTTTGCGGGCGACAGCCGCGTGGCCATCGTGGACTTTCATGAGTCCTCGAAAGATCAGGCGGAGCATCCCGCCCAGTACGAGCTGACCAACATCACCACGCCAGCCTGCCCTGCCACGGGCCGGGGCAGCGACGGCTTGCCGACCTACAGCTTTCCGACCTGCACCTCTGCGGCATTGCTGGCCACGCCCCCTGCAGGCGTGGCTGCGGGCACTGAATGGTGGAAGTCGTATGCCTTCTCCGACAGCTTCCACCCCTCGCCCTATGTTCATCAGCTGATGGGACAACTCGTCTCGCGCTCGCTCTCACGCGCCGGATGGCTCTGA
- a CDS encoding lipase family protein: MNALRLTSLAAAAALLVACGGSDDPVRGELIDPPAVVTTLTAAQIDATTAASGLQALSGKAKCDVKVVALNYRTPGAKAGEMSNASGVMLVPAGACSTAAPLVANARGTEVLKTRTLANPQDAETFLLAAMYAAQGYAVVATDYLGYAKSTYSFHPYLHADSQATTVIDSIRAARNAADTVGAKLSGKVMFTGYSQGGHASMSAHRAAERDYGTEFNVVAGAHLAGPYNMSGSFQVPDAVAGFQYFVPMIVTSWQKVYGGLYATPSEAFKAPYASYIENLLPNPTLTYTTLLTTGTLPGGTPNQARDALFQSAYLAGAQQGGNNPLFQAAKKNDLLGWTPKARVLLCGGAGDPTVPPAVHQQVMKADFDRRGVTNVTSVDVDAAIQAAFGPGGKAPTDPTSAAFAAYYGSYHGTYEPPLCHAQARGLFDLVK; this comes from the coding sequence ATGAATGCATTGCGTTTGACCTCGTTGGCCGCTGCTGCGGCCTTGCTTGTCGCCTGCGGCGGCTCCGACGACCCGGTTCGGGGTGAGCTCATCGATCCGCCGGCTGTGGTGACCACGCTCACCGCCGCGCAGATTGATGCCACGACGGCGGCAAGCGGCTTGCAGGCGCTCAGCGGCAAGGCCAAGTGCGATGTGAAGGTGGTGGCCCTGAACTACCGCACACCGGGGGCCAAGGCGGGGGAAATGAGCAATGCCTCCGGGGTCATGCTGGTGCCTGCGGGGGCTTGTTCCACCGCTGCGCCCCTGGTGGCAAATGCGCGGGGAACGGAAGTGCTCAAGACCCGCACGCTAGCCAACCCTCAGGATGCGGAAACCTTCCTGCTGGCGGCCATGTACGCGGCCCAGGGCTACGCTGTGGTGGCAACGGACTATCTGGGTTATGCCAAGTCCACCTACAGCTTCCACCCCTATCTGCACGCCGACTCGCAGGCCACCACGGTGATTGACTCCATCCGTGCGGCGCGCAATGCAGCCGATACGGTGGGGGCCAAGCTGTCGGGCAAGGTCATGTTCACCGGCTACTCGCAAGGCGGGCACGCATCCATGTCTGCCCACCGCGCTGCCGAGCGCGACTATGGCACCGAGTTCAACGTGGTGGCGGGCGCACATCTGGCCGGGCCATACAACATGTCGGGTTCGTTCCAGGTGCCTGATGCGGTGGCGGGCTTCCAATACTTCGTGCCCATGATCGTGACCTCCTGGCAAAAGGTGTACGGCGGGCTGTATGCCACGCCATCAGAGGCTTTCAAGGCTCCGTACGCGAGCTACATCGAAAACCTGCTGCCCAACCCCACCCTCACTTACACCACCCTGCTGACCACCGGCACCTTGCCCGGTGGCACGCCCAACCAGGCGCGCGATGCGCTGTTCCAGTCGGCGTACCTGGCCGGTGCGCAGCAAGGGGGCAACAACCCGCTGTTCCAGGCAGCCAAGAAAAACGACCTGCTGGGCTGGACTCCCAAGGCGCGCGTGCTGCTGTGTGGCGGTGCGGGCGACCCCACAGTACCCCCTGCCGTCCACCAGCAGGTGATGAAGGCTGATTTCGACCGGCGTGGCGTGACCAACGTGACATCGGTGGACGTGGATGCCGCCATCCAGGCTGCGTTTGGCCCTGGCGGCAAGGCGCCGACCGATCCCACGTCGGCTGCTTTTGCCGCGTATTACGGCAGCTACCACGGCACGTATGAGCCTCCGCTGTGCCACGCCCAAGCCCGCGGATTGTTTGATCTCGTCAAGTAA
- a CDS encoding SemiSWEET transporter → MSLSDLIGYLAATLTTCSFLPQAVHTFRTRDVSGISLGMYSVFTTGVALWLAYGLALQAWPIVVANAITLMLAAAILVMKLRFQGRKTVS, encoded by the coding sequence ATGTCCCTCTCTGATCTGATCGGCTACCTGGCCGCCACGCTCACCACCTGCAGCTTTTTGCCGCAGGCGGTGCACACCTTTCGCACGCGCGATGTCAGCGGCATCTCGCTGGGCATGTACAGCGTCTTCACCACCGGGGTGGCGCTGTGGCTGGCCTATGGCTTGGCGCTGCAGGCCTGGCCTATCGTGGTGGCCAACGCCATCACGCTCATGCTGGCGGCCGCGATTCTGGTCATGAAGCTGCGATTTCAAGGGCGCAAGACCGTGTCCTGA
- the dacB gene encoding D-alanyl-D-alanine carboxypeptidase/D-alanyl-D-alanine-endopeptidase: MNTSKKAVGGTAWKWTALAGLMVLWGGWTAQVLAQPQPQQGGAGATTLPPEVDAALARAKLPRDAISVWVADAQGGARTAPRLSYRAQVPVNPASVMKLVTTYAALEQLGPAYTWNTPVYVEGTVAGGSLKGNVYIQGQGDPKLVVERLWLLMRRLQTQGIQVIVGDIVLDRTAFDVPEQDPGRFDGEPLRPYNASPDALLLNYKSSVMTFVPDVSAGVARIQYDPPLAGVQRPATVALAAAGTECGDWRGALRAELSDPLKVTFQGAYPAACGERVWPVAYPAPREFAARAVEGMWRELGGKLTGSVRDGKVPAGLKPAFVSTSPALAEVVRDVNKYSNNVMAQHVFLALARQKNGVATMDGAREALRQWWQARFADMEPPVPDNGAGLSREARLTSQGLGRMLQAAWMSPVMPELVASLPIAGVDGTLRRSQSRGAAHLKTGSLRDVMAVAGYVHAQSGKRYVLVAIVNHPAANTARPVLDAITDWVARD, encoded by the coding sequence ATGAACACAAGCAAAAAGGCGGTGGGTGGCACTGCATGGAAGTGGACGGCTCTTGCGGGCCTGATGGTGCTTTGGGGTGGCTGGACTGCGCAGGTGTTGGCGCAACCACAGCCGCAGCAAGGGGGCGCAGGTGCGACGACGCTGCCGCCCGAGGTGGATGCTGCCCTGGCGCGCGCCAAGCTGCCTCGCGACGCCATCAGCGTGTGGGTGGCCGATGCGCAAGGTGGGGCACGCACCGCGCCACGGCTGTCCTATCGCGCGCAGGTGCCAGTCAACCCGGCTTCGGTGATGAAGCTGGTGACCACCTATGCCGCGCTGGAGCAGCTCGGCCCGGCCTACACCTGGAACACACCGGTCTACGTGGAAGGCACGGTGGCGGGCGGCAGCCTCAAGGGCAATGTGTATATCCAGGGGCAGGGCGATCCCAAACTGGTGGTGGAGCGGCTGTGGCTGCTCATGCGCAGGCTGCAGACCCAGGGCATCCAGGTCATCGTGGGGGACATCGTGCTCGACCGCACGGCCTTTGATGTGCCCGAGCAGGACCCCGGCCGTTTTGACGGCGAGCCGCTTCGGCCCTACAACGCGTCGCCCGATGCCCTGCTGCTGAACTACAAGTCCAGCGTCATGACCTTTGTGCCGGATGTATCGGCCGGTGTGGCCCGCATCCAGTACGACCCGCCCCTGGCAGGCGTGCAGCGCCCGGCCACGGTGGCGCTGGCAGCAGCGGGCACGGAGTGTGGTGACTGGCGGGGGGCCCTGCGGGCCGAGCTGTCGGACCCGCTCAAGGTGACTTTTCAGGGGGCCTACCCTGCCGCCTGTGGAGAGCGCGTGTGGCCCGTGGCCTACCCCGCACCGCGCGAGTTTGCTGCCCGTGCCGTGGAAGGCATGTGGCGCGAGCTGGGCGGCAAGCTCACCGGCTCGGTGCGCGATGGCAAGGTGCCCGCCGGGCTCAAGCCTGCGTTTGTCAGCACGTCGCCCGCGTTGGCCGAGGTGGTTCGTGACGTGAACAAGTACAGCAACAACGTCATGGCGCAGCACGTCTTTCTGGCGCTGGCCCGCCAGAAGAACGGCGTGGCCACCATGGACGGCGCCCGCGAGGCCCTGCGCCAGTGGTGGCAGGCCCGGTTTGCCGACATGGAGCCACCGGTGCCTGACAACGGCGCGGGCTTGAGCCGGGAGGCCCGCCTCACATCCCAGGGGCTGGGCCGCATGCTGCAGGCGGCCTGGATGTCGCCTGTGATGCCCGAGCTGGTAGCGTCCTTGCCCATTGCCGGGGTGGATGGCACCCTGCGCCGCAGCCAGAGCCGGGGTGCGGCCCACCTCAAGACCGGCAGCCTGCGCGATGTGATGGCGGTGGCGGGCTACGTGCATGCGCAAAGCGGCAAGCGCTACGTACTGGTGGCCATCGTCAACCACCCTGCTGCGAACACGGCCCGGCCTGTGCTGGATGCCATCACGGATTGGGTTGCCAGAGATTGA